A stretch of the Vidua chalybeata isolate OUT-0048 chromosome W unlocalized genomic scaffold, bVidCha1 merged haplotype SUPER_W_unloc_5, whole genome shotgun sequence genome encodes the following:
- the LOC128782963 gene encoding olfactory receptor 14A16-like, which translates to MSNSSSISHFLLLALAETRQLQLLHFCLLLGISLAALLGNGLIISAGACGHHLHTPMFFFLLNLALSDLGSICTTVPKAMHNSLWDTSTISYTGCAAQLFLFLFFISSEFYLLTIMCYDRYVSICKPLHYETLLGSRACAHMAAAAWASAFLNALMLTANTFSLPLCHGNTLGQFFCDLPQILRLSCPKSHLRELGLIVLSICLALGCFVFIVFSYVQIFRAVLRIPSEQGRHKAFSTCLPHLAVVSLFLSTGVFAHLKPPSMSSPSLDLALSVLYSVVPPALNPLIYSLRNQELKTAVWRLITWQFHKH; encoded by the coding sequence atgtccaacagcagctccatcagccacttcctcctgctggcactggcagagacgcggcagctgcagctcctgcacttctgcctcttgctgggcatctccctggctgccctcctgggcaacgGCCTCATCATCAGCGCCGGAGCCTGcggccaccacctgcacacgcccatgttcttcttcctgctcaacctggccctcagcgacctgggctccatctgcaccactgtccccaaagccatgcacaattccctctgggacaccagcaccatctcctacactggatgtgctgctcagctctttttatttctattcttcATCTCATCAGAGTTTTATCTCCTGACCATCATGTGCTACGACCGCTACGTGTCCAtctgcaaacccctgcactacgagaccctcctgggcagcagagcttgtgcccacatggcagcagctgcctgggccagtgccTTTCTCAATGCTCTCATGCTCACAGCcaatacattttccctgcccctgtgccatggcaatACCCTGGGCCAGTTCTTCTGTGACCTGCCCCAGATTCTCAGGctttcctgccccaaatcccacctcaGGGAACTTGGGCTCATTGTGCTCTCCATCTGTTTAGCACTTGGCTGTTTtgtgttcattgttttctcctatgtgcagatcttcagggctgtgctgaggatcccctctgagcagggacggcacaaagccttttccacctgcctccctcacctggccGTCGTCTCTCTGTTCTTAAGCACTGGCGTATTTGCTCACCTGAAGCCCCCGTCCatgtcctccccatccctggatctggCCCTGTCAGTTCTCTACTCAgtggtgcctccagccctgaaccccctcaTCTACAGCCTGAGGAACCAGGAGCTCAAGACTGCAGTGTGGAGACTGATCACTTGGCAATTTCACAAACATTAA